GTTTTCATAACAGTAATACATATTTATCAGATAagtataaaatattattttttaaaaaaagctaaaaTGCAATGTATTCCTATGACTATCATTATGTCCAGTTCACAGATGAATCAACAGCAGTATAAAGAGGATTTgggaaacaactttttttttttgctcttactCCATTCTATTATAGCTAAAAACTAAAGCTGAAAACTCAAGTATATAAATAAAACTGAAACTAATAAAGGAGCCTGCAATTGGTCTACCCTCTAGATTTTATTCCAGATGAGACTGATTTAATTACTCTCCATCTCCAACAAGTCACTTGAAAATCCCATACTTGTTTACAGCTCTCCTTAAAGCTTTTTTTATCTCTTTGTTTCTCAAACTATAGATAAGGGGATTAATTAGAGGAGTTAAGACTGTGTAGAAGACTGAGAAGATCTTGTCCACTTCTCTCATAGCTTCTTTCTGTGGTAACACATATACAAATATCAATGAACCATAGAATATGGAAACTACAATGAGGTGGGAAGAACAGGTGGAAAAGGCCTTTTTCCTCCCAGCTGAAGATGGGATTCGTATGATGGCGGCAATTATACAAATGTAAGACAGCAGGGTCAGAAGACAAGAAGGAACAGTATTTAAGAAAGATAATGTGAGGCCCACCAGTGTCACCAGAGTTGTGTCACTGCATGATAAATTAATCACTGGCGAGAAATCACAAAAGAAATGATTAATTTCAGGGGGGCCACAGTATTTCAGCTGTGATAGCAAACTTATCACTAAAGTCATAACTGTTATCCCCCAAAGCCAAGATACAGCTGACAACAGAAAGCAGAGTCTTTTGTTCATGAGAGCTGCATATTGGAGGGGCTTGCATATTGCCAAATAACGATCATAGGACATTGATGCTAGTAGGTAACATTCAGCAATCCCAAGTATGCCAAAAAAGTAAAACTGGGATAAACAGCCCCCAACAGAAATGGTTCTGTCTCCTGTCAGGAAACTGGTCAACATTCTAGGGAGAAGGGTTGAAGTGTAGAAGGTCTCCAAACAGGACAAGTTTCCAAGAAAGAAGTACATGGGGATGTGAAGGTGATGATCCGTGATTACTAACATGGTGATGATGATGTTTCCAGCCATGGTCACACTGTAGATTATTAGGAAAATTAGGAAGAAAAGAATCTGAAATCCAGgagcattgccaaatcccagaaGGATAAATGTAACTATTGCTGTTTTATTGTGTGTCTCCATATGCTCCATGGTTTGAATCActgaaaataaaatttaaaaatcacaAGGTCTGCAAGTCCCAAAGCCTAGTGATTGTTATACCTAGTCTCCCAAGGTTAATGCTGAGATTTATAAAAAATGTTTCCCGTGTTTTATTTAGACATGTGAAAACTACCCAAAAACCATTTTTCTGTTATGAAGTTAATTCTGCAGATATTACCTCATGTAGTAGACCATCTCATTTTCTCCAATggggacaaaaaaaaatacttagattttttcccctttaacaaCAGTCCCATGAGGTAGGTCAGGTTGTCAGTAGCCAACTGATTTTGTCCAAGCAAAGTCCAAGTCTGTAAGGGTTTGTGAGAGGAGTAGTATTTAAGCCTAGGAAGGCCACTTATCTACAGCCATACAATCTATTTTACACAAAATAGCTATGTCCCatattctggaaacagcagaacaTGAGTTACTCAAATAGGCAGTCTCCTGATTTATTGGGCaaaattaacttttaagaaaCAGAGGTGGGTAACTAGGATCCCAACCAATGTATACAAGGATTTTCTCTTAAAAAACTCTCAAAATAAAACTGTCAGATGTTCAACTGGAAGTTGGGTTTATTGAAACATAATAAAAAGGAAAGGAACACACAAGCAGAACACACGAACTCATAACCTAGTCAAGAGGAAACTAAAGGGAGGAATGGGGGAGATACAGTTTTGAGAGACAATATTTACCTGTCTAGACAAACAAGTCTGTGGAAGGAAGCTGCAAATATGCCAGCATTTCAAGAAGCGATGAGAGGAGACCCACACGCAAGTGGGGGTGTGAGGTTTGACATCgaggacacacagagagagactgcTAGTTTGGTGTTCTTGATATAGGAAAATTGTTCCTTAAAGCCATGCTAATGCAATGACTCCCAAAACAATACCTTGATGGATTTGTTTAGagatagaaaaaaaaaatggtagaaACTTGTTGAGATTTTCCGAGGTGGATGGAAACTCTAAATGTTTCTGGATGACTATATCTGGAGTGCTAATGGCTGCTTCACGACTGCGCTGGATGGTAAACTACCAGGTTTTTATGAATGGTGTTAAATGGTTGCAAATTAGGGTAAAAGGGTTAGGAGGAAGGTTAGTTTAGAGTTTTCCTGGGAGCCCAATTGTTCCTTAATCAAGCATCTCCTTAGGGGTGGGAAGAGGTTGTTGGTCAATCAAACACCTGACCTcaacttctaaaaaaaaaaaaaaaaaagaaatgttttcctAGGCCTGTCTCTGGTTTGACTtttgctggcatccattttgtgtaaCATTTCAAGTCAAGCAATGTATTATAATTACGATTTCTGAAGGTGATATTCATATGAAGGGCATTCTCCTTTCTCTCTGATGCTAACTACCCTGATGCGGGAGGAAGAGTCTAACTGCTAACACATGATACTCACTCCAAGTGTTCATAGAATTATTCTGAATAAAAAATAACGGAATAATCACTTACATATTAAGCTAAATCACATGCAAGAGTACACCTTCCCCTTGCACACACCATTCATGCCATACCTTAGGGTACCTTGtcctccaggagcagcatttcatggagattAGTGGCCTGCATTGGGAGAGGGAggcaagaaagttttattcttttttttcaaaaatgtaGTCTAGATGCATACCAACATAACTTATTGAGTTGGATGCATCTAAGTTTTTATTCTACATCAGCCAAATTGCCCTTATCATTACAGTTCCCATGTACATGTGTCAAACTGGGCTTGAATTGGAATGTTGGCCATATTCACAGAGGCATAGATTCTCAACTACAAGCAATTTATATTGTAACAATAACATCATCTGTTCATCCACTGAATAAAGGACACTTCAGATGATGGAATGTTTTCCAGCCATATATATTTTCCCAGAATTAGTTTCTGAGAATTATACCATCTTTAAATAAGTCCTAtgcttaacaacaacaacaaaaccttttACCATTAACCATCAACTGGCAGCAAAGAAGACTGGTTAAGAGATAAATCCATACAATTGTTGCACATTTGTCTAGCTGCCATGAAAAATGATTAACATTTCCTGAAAGAAACAATCATATCTTGCCACTTCAACAGTACAGTACACAGAAGAGGCTTTATATAAAAGAACAAAAGGGCGACTATAGAGACCATCCTCTTGATACGTTAAAGAAGAACTTTCAGAACAATTAGCCAATTCCCTTTCTAAAGCATATGATGCAATACTCATTAAGGCTTCGAAATACTATAGTCTTTAATTTTGAAGAACTCTTgtttaaagaaatatatatgctacctctccagagacctgctccaGTGAGTTCTCACAAGTGAAATGTCTTGATCAAAAGGAGATTCTTATTTTTCCAGTTAATAAatattccttccttctttttcttctaataaAAAACCCTAAATATCCAATGGCAACATATAATAACAGAAAAACAAAttcattaacaaactgaaagaaatgTTTGGCAGTACATTAATGATGAAGAGAGTTTtgcctcttgaaagctcatagccCCTAAATATTGTTGTCCTCTAAGGTGCTAGAGGACACAAATTGAGgtgctagagcaagggtggccaacggtagctctccagatgttttttgcctacaactcctatcagccccatccattggccatactggctggggctgatgagagttgtaggcaaaaacatctggagagctaccgttggccacccctgtgctggaGGACTGTAATACAGCCACCGTCCTGAAAGAATGTTAATGAGTGGGAGGTTCCACTTTCAAAGATTTATACAAGAACAATCCCTTGTTTAACATATTTACATAATAACTCTTGATAACACTTCTGtggtgaatgcattttttttttgcatgctctTTTCCCCCTTGGCTCTGTCTCCATATACAGTATATATATGGGAGAGAATCCGGCCCCGCCCAGGCCGTGCCGCAAAGCCGGCTGCGGCCACGGGGCCGCGCTTTGCAGCCTCGAAGGAGGAAAGGctgcttcccgggcatccgggaccTTGGCGTGGGTGGAGGGCTGAGGCTATAAGTAGCCTCGGCCCCGCCTCTCCCCACGCAGTCCCAGGAGTTCAAACAGGAGTGATCAGAGGCACGTCTGCTGCCTCGATCGCTTTGGGACTGCGTCATCTCGGGCCTTCGGCGGCTTGGAGCTCCGTGTGCTGCCGGGGGGCTGTCTGTTGGCCCCAGGTGCCTGCCACCCTCGGCGGAAgagcggaggcggcggcggcggtgtTCTTGGGCTGCTGGTCATCAGCGCGATCCAGGAGTGATCGCGTGGGAGGCTCTTCCTCGGCGTGCTGGCGAGGGTCCGTCCAGCGGGCTCCAGCGGTTGTTGCTGGGTTTGTTGAGGGTGAAGCAGGGCGCTAGGCGCTGCCGTCCACCCCCTCCCCTTGTTGTGGGTATTTGTTCCTTTTGCCCCTGGTGGTGCCTAAGGGCCTGGAGGCCCATTAAATCGGTAGTGCTGTGCCTGGGTGGTCTCGTTGGTAGGGCATTTTGTTGGGCTGGGGCTGGGGAGGAAGGGCAGGTGGAGTTTGGCTTGGGGGTGAGGGCCTATTAGGGGTGTGCTACAGCATACGCTGGGGCAACCCCCCTTTTTTCACCTTGTGCCAATTCATCCCCCCCATCCTCTTTTGGAGGCCTTAGTGACactcccaccccctccctgctcaACTTCCGTTGGGCAATTGTTGGTTTTCCCGGGAGTGTGGATTTTTTGGCATGGCCCCCAAGAAAGGACAGGGCCCTTCAAAGGGCAAACAGCCAGCTAAGGCTGTGCCCAAAAGAAGGAATCAGGACCCCCCAGGGGATGAACTGGATAGTACGGTGGTAAGACAGGCGATTCTGGATAGGATTGGGGTAATGGAAAGAGCGCAGGGGGCATCGGGGTCACAGGCGGTGTGGCAGGTGGCGCCACAGTGCTACTGGGCGATTGGGGACAATTACTTTCGAAAGGGAGTTGCTGTCCAGGCTTTCTGTGCTgcaggaaaacatggcatctacGTCAAGGGAGGACCGTGGTCAGGTGGTTGGTGCGGCCAAGGAAGCAGTGTAGCGTGAAGGGGACAGCGACCAGGATGATGTTGAAGAACTGCACCAGGCGGCGCAACCAGTGGCAGTGGCAGTGACGCCCTCATCGGATGAAGGTAGGGCAgcatttaccccccccccccaacaggcaaACTGGCCATGGGGGGTGTGGGGCCCAGGGGCAACACAGCTGCCCAGGGATTCTGGCCAGGTGTCCACACCAGTGGAGACTGGGCAGTGGCCGCCCCCAGCCCAACCAGGACCATCTTGGGCATCGAGTGGGCTACCTCCAGGCCGGCCTCAATGTGTGCAGGTGGGGTGGGGTCAAGTGCCCCCATCCATGGGGGGCGATTGCTGCCCATGGGCCCCCTGAGATAGCCGGAACAGCTGGAGTTCTCCCATGGGGAAGCCAAATGCCATTGGCCCAACCATTCGGGTGGCCTGCTGTGAGTTGTTATCCGTGGGGTTATACGCCTAACCCCTATGGGTCTGTTCCCTTGTTATCCATCCCGTTTGGAGACCCAACCATGCCTTTGGGGGACCACCTCACTCCTGCGACAAGGGAAAAGATCCTGAGGGGGGAATATGTGGATGTATTTAGTCTCCTCTACAGAGAGCTGGAGAAGAAAAGTAAAGATGAATTGGACAAAAAGGAAAAGCTTAGGCGccggaaggtggataggacctgggctaACTGGCTTCCAGGTTTCCTTATATACACGGGGGTCATAGCTAGGGCGCAGCCTAATAGGGCTGCCCCCTTGTTTCAATACTGTGACATAATCTATAGGGTGTATACCGATTTCCCTGGTGTGGCCTGGTTACAGTATGATGAGAccttccgcatgagggcggcgATTAACCCTTTGCTTCCAtgggaccaaatcaaccaacAGTTGTGGTTACAGCTAATGGCCCCAGCTAAGCCTAACCTGGGTgacagggcagatagtgggcatttggtccACAGGCAAACAGGTTTCTCAACAGCCCGCTCCACGGCGGGTCAGGGAATATGTTCCAGGAAATCATGCAAATTCAGACATGAATGCCCATTATGCGGTGGTCCCCACGCATTTTTGGCATGTAGTAAATCAAAGCTGAAGGGCAGACCCAAGCGCCCTGGAGGGGGCGGCAATTCACAGCCTTTGGGTAAAGGGTCCCacccccattcggctgagggttcttGAGCGCTTCCTGGAGAATTACCCTAGGGTAGCTGATAAAGTTTATTTGTTAGAGGGATTTTCATTAGGTTTTCGGATTCCATATATGGGGCCAAGGGCTCCATCTATGGCATCCAATTTACGTTCCACTGTTGGCATGGAGGAGGTTGTTAGGTCCAAAATCGCAAAGGAATGCGCGGAGGGGAGAATGTTAAGTCCTTTTAAGGCTCCGCCAGTGCCTTGTTTGAAAGTCTCCCCTTTAGGTGTTGTACCCAAGAAAGCCGTTGGTGAATTTAGGCTTATTCACCACCTGTCATATCCCTCCAGTGGTTCAGTGAATGATGGCATTCCCAACCACCTTTGTTCCGTTCGTTATACATCGTTTGACCAGGCAGTCAAGGTTACGAGGAGGGCTTACGATCGCGCAGCCACACAGTTCCAGGTATTCCGTGACTCCGCGGGGCTGGGTGAGGTATGGCCCATCCCGGTGGCCCCTTTAATGCAATTTTGTGTGCTGCAGAAATCTAAGGGTTTGTCAGTTAAATACATTCGTGGCCAGTTGGCTGCGTTGGCGTTCATTAGTTGGGCACAAGGTTTTCCCGCCTCTGGGGAGGACTTCCAGGTTAAAAAGATGCTTGAGGGTTGGTCCAGAGAGCGCGCGTTGATGGCGGACCCAAGACAGCTTATTTCCCCTTCTATCCTTCATGGACTGGGCGGAGTTTGGCCCGCCATTTGTAGTTCTGATTATGAGGCCATTCTATTTCACGCAGCGGCACTCACGGCCTTTTTCGGTGCCCTGTGGGTCAGCGAGCTGGTCCAGTCGTCGCGTAATGACCCGGGTGACAACGCATTGCAGAAAGGCGATGTGTCATTCAAAGGGAAAGAGGTCTTGCTTCTGGTACGCCGGTCTAAAACGGACCAACTAAGTAAGGGCACTACAATTAGGCTGGGCCCTTGTGCTGAGCAAGGGCTATGCCCAGTGCAAGCCTTATCTGATTCTGTCAAGGTCCAGGGGGACACGCAAGGACCTTTTTTCCGGCATGAGGGTGGTTCCCCCCTCACAAAATAccagttttggacagtgacatcTCGAGCACTTGACAAGTTGGGTTTGGGCCAATTCAAATTCGGGACTCATTCCTTCAGGATTGGGGCTGCAGCGGCGGCAGCGGCCATGGGTTATCCTGGACCGGCCATCCAACGCATTGGACGATGGAGGTCTGTGGCTTATCGGACTTATGTGCGTCCGCTTTTGTTTccctaaggggggggggttcttgtTGTTCGGAGTTTAACTGTGTtttcttgtttcaggtgctgtggctcatcatgggaggctgaggatcctcgtatgcgggcacagcatgatttttTGGGTGGCCCACTTTGCCAGAAGATCATCGGTTGGGTCTCAActggggctgagcgagtgggccgAGGTCGAATGGTTGGGGCAACGAGGGCTCAGGTGGCCTGGGCTGTTGCCATTGTTGTTTGGGAGGAGGGCCTGTCCCATGCCCGATATActggtcattcacctgggtgggaatgacctgggcctgttgaaggggaaggccctctcCTTGCAGGCAATCACGGACCTGAGGGTCATCGTGAGAAGGTGGCCCGGGGTCAGGATCATTTGGTCCGCTATTTTGCCAAGGAGAGTCTGGCGGGCCGCTTGTAATCCGGCTGGGATTGAGCGGGCCAGAAGGAAGGCAAACCgggccctgtggttggccctggAGGGGGGCTgggtaccttcctcccccacccttgtATTAGGGTGGATAAGTTAGAGCTTTACCAGCCAGATGGAGTCCATCTGTCCGACATGGGAAATCGGGCCTTTTTGTTTGACTTgcggcaaggtcttcgggaggctctgggcctcccgggggtcgcgaatgcctaagcagaggcttggcatttgcggtggcagaaggagcaaggggtttagaccttgccagtgagcacccaggcctaagCACCTGCGTTGGGCAGGCGATCCGtaggaaggcagatgggcttcacggctcaatgtcatGAATATGGATCGGGTTTTCATGCCTCCCCTTGGCcgcccccttctggtgatcgaGGTTGGGTTAAGGGGAGGGCATGTGTGGTCTGCTGGCCCGGTTCTAGCCACTTCTGTATGGCTTGGACCTGgggttgggtggctcgccctttcgtGGGACTTGGCGAGGTCAGGCGTTGACCTCAGGGCTCGTCCCACTTTAGTTTACCTTGCCATGTTGTGTTATGTTAATAAAAGTGGCCCGTTTTTCCAAACTTTGTGTGTGCCTTTTTATTCCGTACTGAGGTTGCAAACCCTGTGGTTTAAAGAAGATTCAGCCTGTTTACAAATTCAAATCCTACCACAGAAATAAGGTTaagccaggccttggattcagtgggagctcacaggagcacagcttctgaacctttctgacagttccacctcctcctcccaccttgtccattgaatagtaagtgcagctgcataacaatccctggatgagctccaccaccttttttcccc
The sequence above is a segment of the Heteronotia binoei isolate CCM8104 ecotype False Entrance Well chromosome 15, APGP_CSIRO_Hbin_v1, whole genome shotgun sequence genome. Coding sequences within it:
- the LOC132583512 gene encoding olfactory receptor 6N1-like, which encodes MEHMETHNKTAIVTFILLGFGNAPGFQILFFLIFLIIYSVTMAGNIIITMLVITDHHLHIPMYFFLGNLSCLETFYTSTLLPRMLTSFLTGDRTISVGGCLSQFYFFGILGIAECYLLASMSYDRYLAICKPLQYAALMNKRLCFLLSAVSWLWGITVMTLVISLLSQLKYCGPPEINHFFCDFSPVINLSCSDTTLVTLVGLTLSFLNTVPSCLLTLLSYICIIAAIIRIPSSAGRKKAFSTCSSHLIVVSIFYGSLIFVYVLPQKEAMREVDKIFSVFYTVLTPLINPLIYSLRNKEIKKALRRAVNKYGIFK